Proteins from one Arthrobacter sp. DNA4 genomic window:
- a CDS encoding response regulator transcription factor, with product MHETGADEAAGSSGQVRVFILDDHELVRQGLKDLLEGEGFLVVGESGSAAEATRRIPALHPDIAILDGRLPDGTGIEVCRDVRSLDPRLRCLILTSYDDEQALRGAVLAVASGYILKQIRSDDLLAGIRRAAAGESLFDPGVEQQIIAGLSTAPTDPRLDGLSAQEKKVLALIGQGLTNRQIGDDLFLAEKTVKNYVSSILAKLGFERRTQAAVYVTKSSTDSA from the coding sequence ATGCATGAAACTGGGGCTGATGAAGCGGCAGGATCTTCCGGGCAGGTCCGCGTGTTCATCCTTGATGACCACGAACTTGTCCGGCAGGGGCTGAAAGACCTGCTGGAAGGCGAAGGGTTCCTGGTGGTCGGCGAAAGCGGATCCGCGGCCGAAGCCACGCGGCGCATCCCCGCCCTGCACCCGGACATCGCCATACTGGACGGCCGGCTTCCGGACGGCACCGGGATCGAAGTCTGCCGGGACGTGCGTTCACTCGATCCCCGCCTGCGCTGCCTGATCCTCACCAGCTACGACGATGAACAGGCCCTCCGTGGGGCGGTCCTGGCCGTCGCCTCGGGGTACATCCTGAAGCAAATCAGGAGTGATGACCTCCTGGCGGGTATCCGCCGGGCCGCGGCGGGCGAGTCCCTGTTTGATCCGGGAGTCGAGCAGCAGATCATTGCAGGACTGTCCACGGCACCCACCGACCCCCGGCTGGACGGCCTGAGCGCGCAGGAGAAAAAGGTGCTGGCCCTGATCGGCCAGGGGTTGACCAACCGCCAGATCGGCGATGACCTGTTCCTGGCCGAGAAAACCGTCAAGAATTACGTGTCGTCCATCCTGGCCAAACTGGGCTTCGAGCGCCGGACGCAGGCCGCCGTGTACGTCACCAAGAGCTCCACGGACTCTGCCTGA
- a CDS encoding AI-2E family transporter: MQGNEPLDGDAADPSHPRSFTGRMSVLWTDGLGRASIRAIQTLSVLALAWAVVTAATRVPLVTIPVMVALILASAMAPAVRWLAARGWPRALAVLSSFLVILAVAAGVVGGITTLVRQQASVLAARAEAGIGQLQQFITTGPVALTNDQINAARGEFQKFLAGGSLGADALTGLRTAGEIAAGTVLTAVILFFFLKDGEKIRSFLIGFLPATRQGKAHLAAGRSIVVLGGYVRGTLIIAAIDAVMVLIGLLVLRVPLAVPLAAVVFLGGFIPIIGATAAGSLAVLVALVENGPVTALIVLVILVAANQFEHHILQPLFMGRVLRIHGLVIILALAAGATLAGVIGALLAVPLTAVAWTIFKTLAETDTPGPEPVAPAEPGA, translated from the coding sequence ATGCAAGGCAATGAGCCCCTGGACGGGGACGCGGCAGATCCGTCCCATCCCCGGTCTTTTACCGGCAGGATGTCTGTACTGTGGACCGACGGCCTGGGCCGGGCAAGCATACGGGCAATCCAGACGCTCTCCGTGCTGGCGCTCGCCTGGGCAGTGGTGACGGCCGCAACCCGTGTTCCACTGGTCACCATCCCGGTTATGGTGGCCTTGATCCTGGCCTCGGCCATGGCTCCCGCGGTCCGCTGGCTTGCCGCCCGCGGATGGCCCCGCGCCCTGGCCGTCCTGTCGTCCTTCCTGGTGATCCTGGCAGTGGCAGCCGGCGTGGTGGGAGGCATCACCACACTGGTCAGGCAGCAGGCCTCCGTCCTGGCAGCCCGGGCAGAAGCAGGAATAGGCCAGCTTCAGCAGTTCATTACCACCGGCCCCGTGGCGCTGACGAACGACCAGATCAACGCCGCCCGCGGGGAGTTCCAGAAGTTCCTTGCCGGCGGCAGCCTGGGGGCCGACGCGTTGACGGGGCTGAGGACTGCCGGTGAGATCGCGGCCGGTACGGTCCTGACGGCAGTCATCCTGTTCTTCTTCCTCAAGGACGGCGAGAAGATCCGCTCGTTCCTGATCGGTTTTCTCCCGGCAACCCGCCAGGGCAAGGCACATCTGGCGGCCGGGCGAAGCATCGTGGTGCTGGGCGGCTACGTCCGCGGGACACTCATCATCGCTGCGATTGACGCCGTGATGGTCCTGATCGGGCTCCTGGTCCTGCGGGTTCCCCTGGCAGTGCCGCTGGCCGCGGTGGTCTTCCTGGGCGGTTTCATTCCGATCATCGGAGCAACCGCCGCCGGCAGCCTCGCGGTGCTGGTGGCCCTGGTGGAAAACGGGCCGGTTACCGCTCTCATTGTCCTGGTGATCCTGGTGGCCGCCAACCAGTTCGAGCACCATATCCTCCAGCCCCTTTTCATGGGCCGGGTACTGCGGATCCACGGGCTGGTAATCATCCTCGCCCTGGCCGCCGGGGCCACCCTGGCCGGCGTCATCGGGGCGCTGCTGGCAGTGCCGCTCACCGCCGTCGCCTGGACCATTTTCAAGACCCTCGCAGAAACGGACACTCCGGGCCCGGAGCCGGTCGCTCCGGCAGAACCCGGAGCGTAG
- a CDS encoding DUF3040 domain-containing protein — protein MPLSEFEKRELDLISHGLEAEDPKLAALLNKDAFALSLRTRFRRGLVLVAAGACVLLLGLVVRVPLLGIAGFAVMNGAAYWAIKDLRWSLRTTNRHVTQLEGNSE, from the coding sequence ATGCCACTCTCTGAATTCGAAAAACGCGAACTCGACCTGATCAGCCACGGCCTGGAAGCGGAAGACCCCAAGCTGGCAGCACTGCTCAACAAGGATGCCTTTGCGCTGTCACTCCGTACCCGCTTCCGGCGGGGGCTCGTCCTTGTCGCAGCGGGCGCCTGCGTCCTGCTTCTTGGGTTGGTGGTCCGGGTCCCCTTGCTGGGCATCGCAGGTTTTGCGGTGATGAACGGGGCGGCCTACTGGGCAATCAAAGACCTTCGGTGGTCCCTGCGCACCACGAACCGGCATGTCACCCAACTGGAAGGCAACAGCGAATGA
- a CDS encoding SHOCT domain-containing protein: MYGWNDGMGLWGYVLMSISMVVVWGAIITGIVLLARSLRAPSPYDAHPQPPRMAEDVLAERFARGEIDAAEYQNRLAVLRGQPGT; encoded by the coding sequence GTGTACGGCTGGAACGACGGCATGGGCCTGTGGGGCTATGTCCTGATGAGCATCAGCATGGTGGTGGTCTGGGGAGCAATCATCACCGGCATTGTCCTGCTGGCCCGTTCCCTGCGGGCGCCCTCCCCGTACGACGCCCACCCTCAACCCCCTCGGATGGCAGAAGACGTCCTGGCTGAGCGCTTCGCCCGCGGGGAGATCGACGCTGCCGAGTACCAGAACAGGCTGGCTGTCCTGCGCGGCCAGCCTGGTACCTGA
- a CDS encoding universal stress protein, translating into MATAGNGAAVPPSDRRSRIIVGVDGSEPSIAALRVARALAEPLSAPVEAWACWDVPAGYGVYLAVGIEGFKYAAHQVLEQALADAFEEVPAFVHPRLVRGRPGPALIDASRNASLLVVGRRGHGNFVPGSVSSACVSHAHCPVLVVHAPDTGAGDDAAQPQPAVVP; encoded by the coding sequence GTGGCAACAGCAGGGAACGGGGCAGCGGTGCCTCCTTCCGATCGGCGCTCCAGGATCATTGTGGGGGTGGACGGCTCCGAGCCTTCCATCGCGGCGCTGCGGGTTGCCAGGGCCTTGGCGGAGCCGCTGTCCGCACCGGTGGAGGCCTGGGCCTGCTGGGACGTTCCAGCCGGTTACGGCGTGTACCTGGCCGTGGGGATTGAGGGCTTCAAGTATGCCGCCCACCAGGTGCTGGAGCAGGCGCTGGCGGATGCTTTCGAGGAAGTGCCGGCCTTTGTGCACCCACGCTTGGTGCGCGGCAGGCCCGGACCCGCGCTGATCGACGCGAGCCGCAACGCGTCGCTGCTGGTTGTCGGCCGGAGGGGCCATGGGAACTTTGTGCCAGGGTCTGTCAGTTCCGCGTGTGTGAGCCACGCACACTGCCCCGTGCTGGTGGTGCACGCCCCGGACACCGGAGCCGGGGACGATGCTGCCCAGCCCCAGCCTGCTGTGGTGCCCTGA
- a CDS encoding universal stress protein: MTSQKPIAAGTNDSAQSQAAVLWAARRAHRAGLPLVVLHVVDDRWVAEPYPWFGTLQQAGEELLKTAAGRLEGAVPITPATELLTGSVGGSLAKYSKKTSMMVIGSGSGHLGGALADRALQVATAAKVPVAVVGTQDLEGRSGVVVGVDGSPEATQAVAFAAAEADREGDELTVVYAVSVPDPIIDAGLTPGALADLIVDEDRVVLSETVAGLKEDYPDLTVHQRLETDKGPVDALVDAAAGARLLVVGSRGRGAFKRLLLGSTAHGVLKHLPCPTIITRTQAATNAI; this comes from the coding sequence ATGACATCGCAAAAACCCATAGCTGCGGGCACCAACGACTCAGCCCAAAGCCAGGCCGCGGTCCTGTGGGCAGCCCGCCGGGCGCACCGGGCAGGCCTGCCGCTGGTGGTCCTCCACGTGGTGGACGACCGCTGGGTTGCCGAACCCTATCCGTGGTTCGGAACCCTCCAGCAGGCTGGCGAGGAACTCCTCAAGACCGCCGCCGGCCGCCTGGAAGGAGCGGTTCCCATCACCCCCGCCACGGAACTGCTCACCGGAAGCGTGGGCGGCTCCCTGGCCAAGTACTCCAAGAAAACTTCGATGATGGTCATTGGGTCCGGCAGCGGCCACCTCGGCGGCGCCCTTGCCGACCGCGCCCTCCAGGTCGCCACCGCTGCCAAGGTCCCCGTTGCCGTCGTCGGAACCCAGGACCTCGAGGGCAGGTCGGGAGTGGTGGTAGGCGTTGACGGCTCACCAGAGGCCACCCAGGCCGTTGCCTTCGCAGCCGCTGAAGCAGACCGCGAAGGAGACGAACTCACAGTCGTGTACGCCGTCAGCGTGCCGGATCCCATCATCGATGCCGGCCTGACGCCGGGTGCCCTCGCGGACCTCATCGTGGACGAGGACCGGGTTGTCCTCTCCGAAACCGTCGCCGGACTGAAGGAAGACTACCCCGACCTCACCGTGCACCAGCGGCTGGAAACCGACAAAGGCCCCGTGGACGCCCTCGTCGACGCCGCAGCAGGAGCCCGGCTCCTGGTGGTGGGCAGCCGCGGCCGGGGCGCCTTCAAACGCCTCCTGCTCGGTTCCACCGCCCATGGGGTCCTGAAGCACCTGCCCTGCCCCACCATCATCACCCGGACCCAGGCAGCAACGAACGCCATCTAG
- a CDS encoding DUF4389 domain-containing protein, which translates to MKKPAAIIMLILGILITLPGLAALAGGAVASAVGTIQGDGYLTSGTSRFSVSSFALTSPRADAIGDDVPGRLPFDVGTLRLRVESVTPDKPVFVGIAPQADVEQYLSGVHHSELLNIRQRPFRAEYRDVPGGNPASPPADQRIWTASASGTGQQELTWNITPGAWEVVVMNADASPVVDVQAQAGFRSDLIRPSATGLLVGGIIALLIGVPLIIFGAAGLGRHAARPDGGRPMGGPDTGGPGMGGPVYREPSMNGPAAAGPPYPSTTPASWNQPGAPGTAGTPGAVPPPPPQQYSPVAAAPTPYPSSLFGELDPGLSRWMWLVKWFLAIPHFILLFFLWFAFAITTIVAGFAILFTGRYPRALFDFNVGVLRWNWRVAFYAYAAVGTDLYPPFTLKRANYPADFDVEYPQRLSRGLVLVKWWLLSIPHLLLVAAFAGTTGTIWRSQAEDNVLGATYERASGPSLLGLLVLIAAVILLFTGRYQRPLFDFILGINRWIYRVLVYTALMRDEYPPFRLDQGAAEPEGPGEVVPTGGVPPAGAP; encoded by the coding sequence ATGAAGAAGCCCGCAGCCATCATCATGCTGATCCTCGGGATCCTGATAACGCTTCCGGGCCTGGCCGCGCTGGCGGGCGGGGCCGTGGCGTCAGCAGTGGGAACGATCCAGGGTGACGGATACCTGACATCCGGCACATCACGGTTCTCCGTGAGTTCATTCGCCCTGACCTCGCCGCGGGCGGACGCCATTGGAGACGATGTTCCCGGCAGGCTGCCCTTCGACGTCGGCACCCTGCGGCTGCGCGTTGAATCAGTGACCCCGGATAAACCGGTGTTCGTTGGCATCGCCCCGCAGGCCGACGTCGAACAATACCTGTCAGGGGTGCACCACTCGGAGCTGCTCAACATCCGCCAGCGGCCGTTCCGCGCCGAATACCGCGATGTACCGGGCGGCAACCCGGCATCACCGCCCGCGGACCAGCGCATCTGGACCGCCTCCGCGTCGGGAACGGGACAGCAGGAGCTGACCTGGAACATCACGCCGGGCGCGTGGGAAGTCGTGGTGATGAACGCCGATGCCTCCCCCGTGGTTGATGTCCAGGCGCAGGCCGGCTTCCGGTCCGACCTGATCCGGCCGTCAGCCACGGGCCTGCTGGTGGGCGGGATCATCGCCCTGCTGATTGGCGTTCCCCTCATCATCTTTGGAGCCGCGGGTCTGGGCCGGCATGCCGCACGCCCTGACGGCGGGCGCCCCATGGGTGGTCCGGACACGGGTGGGCCGGGCATGGGTGGGCCGGTTTACCGGGAACCGTCAATGAATGGTCCGGCCGCGGCCGGGCCGCCCTACCCTTCTACAACCCCGGCATCATGGAACCAGCCGGGAGCGCCGGGGACGGCCGGAACGCCGGGGGCCGTCCCGCCACCACCGCCCCAGCAGTACAGCCCGGTAGCTGCCGCCCCCACCCCCTACCCCTCCAGCCTCTTTGGTGAACTCGATCCCGGCCTTTCACGCTGGATGTGGCTGGTCAAATGGTTCCTGGCCATACCGCATTTCATCCTCCTCTTCTTCCTCTGGTTCGCGTTCGCCATCACCACCATCGTGGCCGGGTTCGCCATCCTCTTCACCGGCCGCTATCCGCGGGCACTGTTCGACTTCAACGTGGGCGTCCTGCGGTGGAACTGGCGTGTGGCCTTCTACGCCTACGCCGCCGTGGGCACCGATCTTTACCCGCCGTTTACGCTCAAGCGCGCCAATTACCCGGCCGATTTCGACGTGGAGTACCCGCAGCGGCTCTCGCGCGGACTGGTCCTGGTGAAATGGTGGCTCCTGTCCATTCCGCACCTGCTCCTGGTGGCCGCCTTCGCAGGCACCACGGGAACCATCTGGCGGTCGCAGGCAGAAGACAACGTCCTCGGCGCCACCTATGAACGGGCATCCGGACCGTCCCTGCTGGGGCTGCTGGTCCTGATTGCTGCAGTGATCCTGCTGTTCACCGGCCGCTACCAGCGCCCGCTGTTCGATTTCATCCTGGGCATCAACCGCTGGATCTACCGCGTTCTGGTGTACACCGCGCTGATGCGCGACGAATATCCCCCCTTCCGGCTGGACCAGGGCGCCGCCGAACCGGAGGGGCCCGGAGAGGTGGTTCCCACAGGGGGCGTGCCGCCTGCCGGTGCGCCATGA
- a CDS encoding polysaccharide deacetylase family protein, whose protein sequence is MVVLTSEARRRAPAIALAAALAVLAIILALLLPAPTAGPPSAASPSPTPALPSPLPGSTSTSAPGSSAPAQEPQETDTPEAGQAPVEPPVTVPPVPEPEPPEAPAQPPEPPQPAPFPVSLRGQDLTVIPGAGRVVALTFDAGANAAGLPKILSALAARGVAGTFFLTGNWAANNPPAVAQIVAAGHRVANHSMTHPGFTGLSDDLITQQVRGAEQTILAAGADPRPLFRFPYGERDTRTIAAVNALGYVAVRWTVDTLGWKGTSGGASIQSVADRVLAGLQPGEIVLMHIGSNPDDGTTLDADALPQVMDRITAAGYGFATLDALLGH, encoded by the coding sequence ATGGTGGTGCTTACCAGTGAGGCACGACGACGGGCGCCCGCCATAGCGCTCGCCGCCGCCCTGGCGGTCCTCGCCATCATCCTGGCCCTGTTGCTTCCGGCACCCACGGCCGGGCCGCCGTCGGCCGCCTCTCCGTCCCCAACACCGGCGCTCCCATCGCCGCTGCCGGGATCAACCAGTACGTCAGCCCCGGGCAGTTCCGCGCCGGCGCAGGAGCCGCAGGAAACCGACACCCCCGAGGCAGGCCAGGCTCCGGTCGAGCCACCGGTGACCGTGCCGCCGGTTCCCGAACCAGAGCCGCCCGAAGCGCCGGCCCAGCCTCCGGAACCGCCCCAGCCGGCGCCGTTTCCGGTGTCCCTTCGCGGCCAGGACCTGACCGTTATTCCGGGGGCCGGCCGCGTCGTGGCCCTGACCTTCGATGCTGGAGCCAACGCTGCAGGGCTGCCGAAAATCCTCTCCGCCCTTGCCGCCCGGGGCGTTGCCGGGACTTTTTTCCTGACCGGCAACTGGGCCGCGAACAACCCACCGGCCGTGGCGCAAATTGTGGCCGCCGGGCACCGTGTGGCAAACCATTCGATGACCCATCCGGGGTTCACGGGCCTAAGCGACGACCTTATAACGCAGCAGGTGCGCGGTGCCGAGCAGACCATCCTCGCTGCCGGGGCCGATCCCAGGCCGCTGTTCCGGTTCCCCTACGGTGAACGCGACACCCGCACCATCGCGGCCGTCAACGCCCTGGGGTACGTGGCCGTGAGATGGACCGTGGACACCCTCGGCTGGAAAGGCACCAGCGGGGGCGCCAGCATCCAATCGGTGGCCGACCGCGTCCTGGCCGGGCTGCAGCCCGGCGAAATCGTGCTCATGCATATCGGGTCCAACCCCGACGACGGGACGACGCTGGACGCCGACGCCCTCCCACAGGTCATGGACCGCATCACGGCAGCGGGGTACGGTTTCGCCACCCTCGACGCCCTGCTGGGACACTGA
- a CDS encoding universal stress protein — protein MSIAGAPIARIVVGVDGSEASVEALRQAQRMATPLGAKVQAVACWEYPQMYSGYVMMGVEGFEEGARKVLDDAVAQAFGAEMLTNVSSTLVRSHPREALIDASRDADMIVVGRRGHGGFGGLLLGSVSSAVVAHAHCPVLVVHTPETESDGSKGS, from the coding sequence ATGAGCATTGCCGGGGCACCAATAGCCAGGATCGTGGTGGGCGTCGACGGGTCGGAGGCGTCCGTGGAGGCACTTCGGCAGGCCCAGCGGATGGCCACCCCCCTTGGCGCCAAGGTCCAGGCGGTTGCCTGCTGGGAGTACCCGCAAATGTACAGCGGCTACGTGATGATGGGCGTCGAGGGCTTCGAGGAGGGTGCCCGCAAGGTCCTGGACGATGCTGTGGCGCAGGCCTTCGGAGCCGAAATGCTTACCAACGTCAGCTCGACCCTTGTGCGCAGCCATCCCCGGGAAGCCCTGATAGATGCCAGCCGGGACGCGGACATGATCGTGGTGGGCCGCCGGGGACACGGCGGGTTCGGCGGCCTGCTCCTGGGCTCGGTCAGCTCCGCCGTCGTGGCGCACGCCCATTGCCCCGTCCTGGTGGTCCACACACCGGAGACCGAATCCGACGGTTCCAAGGGCTCCTGA
- a CDS encoding hemerythrin domain-containing protein, with protein sequence MNAVNETGKDASAEAHALQAVEAHHADMLRHLNGLVGLLTEAVEAGDPGAGQETQAALLDWCDKELVPHALAEEGPLYSGPHGIPEARLLVDGMLAEHQVIVGLVDELRTADGVAAAVAAGAIQRIFALHLDKENRLLMPFVVESPGLSLAQAVEGLHELVGEGAAHRHGQGHHGH encoded by the coding sequence ATGAACGCCGTAAACGAAACAGGCAAGGATGCTTCCGCCGAGGCCCACGCGCTGCAGGCAGTCGAGGCGCACCACGCCGACATGCTGCGCCACCTGAACGGACTGGTGGGCCTGCTCACGGAGGCCGTGGAGGCGGGCGATCCAGGCGCCGGGCAGGAAACGCAGGCCGCCCTGCTGGACTGGTGTGACAAGGAGCTGGTGCCGCACGCACTGGCAGAAGAAGGACCCCTTTACAGCGGACCGCACGGCATCCCGGAGGCCCGGCTGCTGGTGGACGGCATGCTGGCCGAGCATCAGGTCATCGTGGGCCTGGTCGATGAGCTCAGGACGGCCGATGGTGTTGCTGCCGCGGTGGCCGCCGGCGCCATTCAGCGGATCTTCGCCCTCCACCTGGACAAGGAGAACCGGCTCCTGATGCCCTTCGTCGTCGAATCCCCCGGCCTGTCACTCGCCCAGGCGGTCGAAGGACTTCACGAACTGGTGGGAGAAGGCGCGGCCCACCGCCATGGGCAGGGCCACCACGGGCACTAG